In Pseudoalteromonas sp. MM1, a single window of DNA contains:
- the tsf gene encoding translation elongation factor Ts — protein sequence MAVTTALVKELRERTGAGMMDCKKALTETDGDIELAIENMRKSGAAKAAKKAGNIAAEGTIIIKQNDGVAVLVEVNCQTDFVAKDASFLAFANKVADSAIAETTSIEDLQAKFEEDRVELVTKIGENINVRRLQYITGEQLVEYRHGERIGVVVAGVADEETLKHIAMHVAASNPDYLTPDDVPADVVEKEKQVQIDIAMNEGKPAEIAEKMVVGRMKKFTGEVSLTGQAFIMEPKKSVGEILKEKNATVTGFVRMEVGAGIEKKEEDFAAEVAAQIAAAKGE from the coding sequence ATGGCTGTAACTACTGCCCTAGTTAAAGAATTACGCGAGCGTACTGGCGCTGGCATGATGGATTGTAAAAAAGCGTTAACTGAAACTGATGGCGACATCGAGTTAGCAATTGAAAACATGCGTAAGAGCGGTGCTGCAAAGGCTGCTAAAAAAGCAGGTAACATTGCTGCTGAAGGTACTATCATCATCAAACAAAACGACGGTGTTGCAGTACTTGTAGAAGTTAACTGTCAAACTGACTTCGTAGCTAAAGATGCAAGCTTCTTAGCATTCGCTAACAAAGTTGCAGATTCTGCGATTGCAGAGACTACGTCTATTGAAGACTTACAAGCTAAGTTTGAAGAAGACCGCGTTGAGCTAGTAACTAAAATTGGTGAAAACATCAATGTACGTCGTCTTCAGTACATCACTGGTGAGCAACTAGTTGAATACCGTCACGGTGAGCGTATTGGTGTTGTTGTTGCAGGTGTTGCTGATGAAGAGACACTTAAGCACATTGCAATGCACGTTGCTGCTTCAAACCCAGATTACCTAACTCCAGATGACGTACCTGCTGATGTTGTTGAAAAAGAAAAGCAAGTACAAATCGACATCGCGATGAACGAAGGCAAGCCTGCTGAAATCGCTGAGAAGATGGTTGTTGGTCGCATGAAGAAATTTACTGGTGAGGTTTCTCTTACTGGTCAAGCTTTCATCATGGAACCTAAAAAATCTGTTGGCGAAATTCTTAAAGAGAAAAACGCAACAGTTACTGGCTTTGTACGTATGGAAGTTGGTGCAGGTATCGAGAAGAAAGAAGAAGATTTTGCTGCTGAAGTTGCTGCTCAAATTGCAGCTGCTAAAGGCGAGTAA
- the pyrH gene encoding UMP kinase, which translates to MTINRKPIFRRVLLKLSGEALMGDEGFGIDPKVLDRMAQEIKELVELDVEVGLVIGGGNFLRGGSLAEAGMNRVVGDHMGMLATVMNGLAMRDALHRAFVNCRLMSAIPLNGVCDAYNWAEAISLLKSGRVVIFSAGTGNPFFTTDSAACLRGIEIEADTVIKATKVDGVFSDDPVKNPDATLYRHLSYNEIIDKELKVMDLAAFTLARDHNMPLSVFNMNKSGALKRVIMGEEEGTLISSQASDEVIK; encoded by the coding sequence ATGACTATCAATCGTAAACCTATTTTTAGACGTGTTCTTCTCAAATTAAGTGGTGAAGCTTTAATGGGAGACGAAGGCTTCGGCATCGACCCTAAAGTATTAGATCGTATGGCCCAAGAAATTAAAGAGCTGGTAGAACTCGACGTAGAAGTGGGTTTAGTTATCGGCGGTGGTAACTTTTTACGTGGTGGATCACTTGCAGAAGCTGGTATGAACCGTGTAGTGGGTGATCACATGGGGATGCTTGCAACGGTCATGAATGGCCTTGCAATGCGCGATGCGCTACACCGTGCATTTGTTAATTGTCGTTTAATGTCGGCAATCCCATTAAACGGTGTATGTGATGCATACAACTGGGCTGAAGCTATTAGCTTATTAAAATCTGGCCGCGTTGTTATTTTTTCGGCGGGTACAGGTAACCCATTCTTTACTACCGATTCTGCTGCGTGTTTACGCGGTATTGAAATTGAAGCCGACACGGTAATTAAAGCCACTAAAGTGGATGGCGTATTCAGTGATGATCCGGTTAAAAACCCAGATGCCACGCTTTACCGTCACTTAAGCTACAATGAAATCATTGATAAAGAATTAAAAGTAATGGATTTAGCGGCGTTTACACTCGCTCGCGATCACAATATGCCATTGAGCGTATTTAACATGAATAAATCAGGCGCTTTAAAACGCGTAATTATGGGTGAAGAAGAAGGCACGCTTATCTCTTCACAAGCCTCAGATGAAGTAATCAAATAA
- the rseP gene encoding sigma E protease regulator RseP: protein MLDFLWNLGSFILALGILVAIHEYGHFWVARKMGVKVLRFSIGFGKPLLKWHDKYNTEYVIAAIPLGGYVKMLDERVDEVPENERHLSFNAKSVQARIAIVAAGPLANFLFAIVALATMYMVGVQSIKPVVGSITEGSRAEQAGIMPSEQIIKIGDDDIATWQDATFALMSSLGEQRVPVVVRNQNYQEQTKMLNVEGWKLDQQDVPPLSSLGIVPFRPQATLTIAAITKNSAAELANLQVNDTIIAVNGETISDWQQLVNLITQSANKSLQFSVKRQDSIKSVMVTPKSRIDEHGVEQGFLGVAPVVQPWPEGYVESRSFGPLDSIARGTQETWRLITLSFDMIGNLLTGQVSVKNLSGPVGIAVGAGTSVSYGLVAFLSFLALISVNLGVFNLLPLPVLDGGHLMYYIIELFRKKPVSEKTQEFGFKVGALLLIFLTCFALFNDVSRL from the coding sequence ATGTTAGATTTTTTATGGAATCTTGGTTCATTTATTTTAGCGCTGGGTATTCTAGTTGCCATCCATGAATACGGCCATTTTTGGGTTGCCCGTAAAATGGGTGTTAAAGTGCTGCGCTTTTCAATTGGTTTTGGTAAGCCGCTTTTAAAGTGGCACGATAAATACAATACAGAATACGTAATTGCGGCTATTCCACTTGGTGGTTACGTAAAAATGCTTGATGAGCGAGTCGATGAAGTACCAGAAAATGAGCGCCATTTGTCATTTAACGCTAAATCGGTTCAGGCACGTATAGCCATAGTAGCAGCTGGCCCATTGGCTAACTTTTTATTCGCCATTGTAGCGCTTGCCACTATGTACATGGTGGGCGTGCAATCGATAAAACCTGTAGTAGGTAGCATTACAGAAGGAAGCCGTGCAGAGCAGGCGGGCATTATGCCTTCTGAGCAAATTATTAAAATTGGCGATGATGATATTGCTACTTGGCAAGATGCAACTTTTGCACTTATGTCGAGCCTAGGTGAGCAACGTGTGCCAGTTGTTGTGCGTAACCAAAACTACCAAGAGCAAACAAAAATGCTCAACGTAGAAGGCTGGAAACTCGATCAACAAGATGTGCCGCCACTGAGCTCACTAGGTATTGTACCGTTTAGGCCCCAAGCCACATTAACCATAGCGGCGATTACTAAAAATTCAGCGGCCGAACTGGCAAATTTGCAGGTTAACGATACGATTATCGCTGTAAATGGTGAAACAATAAGCGATTGGCAGCAATTAGTTAATCTTATTACGCAATCGGCTAACAAATCTTTACAATTTAGTGTAAAAAGACAAGATAGTATAAAAAGCGTAATGGTAACGCCTAAATCGCGTATTGATGAGCACGGTGTTGAGCAAGGGTTTTTAGGTGTTGCGCCAGTTGTTCAGCCATGGCCAGAGGGCTATGTTGAAAGCAGAAGCTTTGGTCCGCTTGATAGTATAGCGCGTGGCACTCAAGAGACCTGGCGCCTTATAACGCTTAGCTTTGACATGATTGGTAATTTACTTACGGGTCAGGTTTCGGTTAAAAATTTAAGTGGCCCGGTGGGCATTGCAGTAGGTGCAGGAACTAGCGTAAGCTACGGGCTAGTCGCCTTTTTAAGCTTTTTAGCGCTAATAAGCGTTAACTTGGGTGTATTTAATTTATTACCTCTGCCAGTGCTTGATGGTGGACACTTAATGTATTACATAATTGAACTTTTCCGTAAAAAGCCGGTCTCTGAAAAGACACAAGAATTTGGTTTTAAAGTGGGCGCCTTGCTGCTCATATTTTTAACATGTTTCGCTTTGTTCAATGATGTATCGCGTTTGTAG
- the ispC gene encoding 1-deoxy-D-xylulose-5-phosphate reductoisomerase, translating into MSQQQQLVILGATGSIGLSTLDVIARNKSLFNVFALTAGHNAKKMAELCIEHEPLYAVMATQSAAEQLASYLNNTPCQTLVMHSQQAMSDLCAHPDVDTVMSAIVGAAGLLPTLSAVEAGKKVLLANKESLVMSGQLFIDKVKQHKATLLPIDSEHNAIFQCLPHSLQNANADQNLQEKGVSKILLTGSGGPFLTRDINTLKAVTVSEAVAHPNWSMGQKISVDSATMMNKGLEFIEAKWLFNCDASDIEVVIHPQSIIHSMVQYHDGSILAQMGNPDMRTPIAHALAFPERIDAGVKPLNFSDMCDFSFTKPDFTRYPNLQLAIDACSAGQGATTTVNAANEIAVAAFLKGQIGFTDIYKINAQTLDDATFTNVQSLDEILECDKSARQRAAHLITKVTH; encoded by the coding sequence ATGAGCCAACAGCAACAACTTGTTATTTTAGGTGCTACAGGTTCAATTGGGTTAAGTACATTAGATGTGATAGCGCGAAACAAATCGCTATTTAACGTTTTTGCCCTAACGGCAGGCCACAATGCCAAAAAAATGGCTGAGCTGTGTATTGAACACGAACCGCTATATGCGGTTATGGCCACCCAAAGCGCTGCAGAGCAATTAGCATCGTATTTAAATAATACGCCATGCCAAACCTTAGTAATGCATTCACAGCAAGCTATGAGCGATTTATGCGCGCATCCTGATGTAGATACTGTGATGTCAGCTATTGTTGGCGCTGCCGGTTTACTACCTACACTAAGCGCTGTAGAGGCTGGTAAAAAGGTACTGCTTGCCAATAAAGAATCGTTAGTTATGTCAGGGCAGTTGTTTATTGATAAAGTAAAACAGCATAAAGCCACATTGTTACCCATTGATAGCGAGCACAACGCTATTTTTCAGTGCTTACCTCATTCTCTTCAAAACGCAAATGCTGATCAAAATTTACAAGAGAAAGGCGTAAGTAAAATATTGCTTACCGGCTCTGGCGGGCCATTTTTAACGCGTGATATAAATACCTTAAAAGCGGTAACGGTGAGCGAAGCTGTTGCGCATCCAAATTGGTCTATGGGACAAAAAATATCGGTAGATTCAGCCACCATGATGAACAAAGGCCTTGAATTTATTGAAGCCAAATGGCTGTTTAATTGTGACGCCAGCGATATTGAGGTGGTGATCCACCCGCAGAGTATTATTCATTCTATGGTGCAATACCATGATGGCTCTATTTTAGCGCAAATGGGTAACCCCGATATGCGCACGCCAATTGCCCATGCACTTGCGTTTCCAGAGCGTATAGATGCCGGCGTTAAACCACTTAACTTTTCGGATATGTGTGATTTTTCGTTCACAAAACCTGACTTTACACGTTATCCCAATTTACAACTTGCTATTGATGCGTGCAGTGCAGGGCAAGGCGCAACCACCACCGTAAATGCTGCAAACGAAATAGCGGTGGCGGCTTTTTTAAAGGGTCAAATTGGCTTTACAGATATTTATAAAATTAATGCACAAACACTCGACGATGCCACATTTACAAACGTACAAAGCCTGGATGAAATTTTAGAGTGTGACAAATCAGCCCGCCAACGTGCTGCGCACCTAATAACAAAAGTGACTCATTAA
- the bamA gene encoding outer membrane protein assembly factor BamA, whose product MAIKKHLAVSSLLGASFAALGQNSFIVEDLKIEGLQRVALGAALTHVPINVGDNVDDYTISKTIKSLYRSGHFDNIKALRDGNNVIFKVTERPTISFIEFEGNKDIKDEQLNESLDQQDIRQGEPLDKTVIDNIEKGLVEFFHSIGKYNATVDISVTKLPRNRVKLKLEFDEGEAASIRQINLVGNELFSNEELLKLAESQQDLPWWQFMGSDRYQKQTIEGDLEKIRSFYLDRGYLRFNIDSTQVSVSPERESVYVTANLTEGVKYTVKGFDFIGDLLGREELIKSVIPLRAGELYNGSVVTSSEEFIKSYLARFGYANAEVRTIPEIDDEKQEVQLTLSVNPGKRVYVRRIIVGGNQNTADEVLRREMTQLEGAWLSNQNLERSKLQIQRLPYMETVDFNVVPVPGVDDQVDVDFTVKEQSAGSFNAGLAYGSYAGLQFNIGVTESNFLGTGNQIGLNLNTSTGSESISLSYTDPYFTPDGVSQGSSIFYNNYDASKFSLVDYKSTSYGIGTNIGFPIDAVNRVNFGVRWIQEELSEIAEYEQTRVLRETFLDEENPDAGFDFTKYELSVGWSRITVNRGLFPTAGSRQTLNLTATTPNSDLQYFKLNYDSRFYWPISNDHRWVFSTRAALGYGNGYGSTNGYEQTLPFQEYFRITEMELRGFDRNTILPRAVSRIPLSIPGTPNADGTTTGSIGGSEEFDILVPQGRIGGNAKAVAGMELIVPTPFLDEENTSSVRTSFFVDAANVWDTEFNVDRFQNLAPDERAKLDDYSDPMRFRVSTGLSLQWISPMGPMLISFAYPLQKEEDDDTKTISFNISNTF is encoded by the coding sequence ATGGCTATAAAAAAACATTTGGCAGTTTCAAGTTTATTGGGTGCAAGTTTTGCAGCCCTGGGCCAAAACTCCTTTATTGTTGAAGATTTAAAAATTGAAGGTTTGCAACGTGTTGCACTAGGTGCAGCACTAACGCATGTTCCTATCAATGTGGGCGATAATGTTGATGACTATACGATTTCAAAAACAATAAAGTCACTTTATCGTTCAGGTCACTTTGACAACATCAAAGCGTTACGCGATGGTAATAACGTTATTTTTAAAGTTACTGAGCGTCCTACTATTAGCTTTATTGAATTTGAAGGCAATAAAGACATAAAAGACGAGCAGCTTAACGAATCACTCGATCAGCAAGATATTCGCCAAGGCGAACCGCTTGATAAAACCGTGATCGATAATATCGAAAAAGGCCTGGTGGAGTTTTTCCACAGTATTGGTAAATATAACGCCACCGTTGATATTAGCGTAACTAAGCTGCCACGTAACCGTGTAAAGCTTAAGCTTGAGTTTGATGAAGGCGAAGCCGCCTCTATTCGTCAAATCAACTTAGTGGGTAACGAATTATTCTCAAACGAAGAGCTTTTAAAGCTTGCTGAATCGCAACAAGATTTACCATGGTGGCAGTTTATGGGTAGCGATCGTTACCAAAAACAAACCATTGAAGGCGATTTAGAAAAAATTCGCAGCTTTTACTTAGACCGTGGCTACTTACGTTTTAATATTGACTCAACGCAAGTATCTGTAAGTCCTGAACGTGAATCAGTGTATGTAACGGCTAACTTAACAGAAGGTGTTAAGTACACTGTTAAAGGTTTTGACTTTATTGGTGATTTACTTGGTCGTGAAGAGCTAATTAAAAGTGTTATTCCACTTCGTGCTGGCGAGCTTTACAACGGCTCTGTAGTGACCTCATCTGAAGAATTTATCAAAAGCTACTTAGCGCGCTTTGGTTACGCCAATGCCGAAGTACGCACAATTCCAGAAATTGATGATGAAAAACAAGAAGTGCAACTTACGCTTTCGGTAAATCCGGGCAAGCGAGTGTACGTTCGTCGTATTATTGTTGGTGGTAACCAAAATACCGCTGATGAAGTACTTCGCCGTGAAATGACGCAACTTGAAGGTGCATGGTTATCTAATCAAAACCTTGAGCGCTCAAAGCTGCAAATTCAACGTTTGCCGTATATGGAAACAGTTGATTTTAACGTAGTACCAGTACCGGGTGTTGATGACCAAGTAGATGTAGACTTTACGGTAAAAGAGCAATCGGCAGGTAGTTTTAACGCGGGCTTAGCGTATGGTTCGTATGCAGGGCTTCAGTTTAATATTGGTGTTACCGAGTCTAACTTTTTAGGCACGGGTAACCAAATTGGCTTAAACCTAAATACCTCTACAGGTTCTGAAAGCATTAGCTTGTCGTACACTGACCCTTACTTCACGCCAGATGGCGTATCGCAAGGCAGCAGTATTTTCTACAACAACTACGACGCGAGTAAATTTAGTTTAGTAGATTATAAGTCAACAAGTTATGGTATTGGTACCAACATTGGCTTCCCAATTGATGCGGTAAACCGTGTTAACTTTGGTGTACGTTGGATTCAAGAAGAACTATCAGAAATTGCTGAGTACGAGCAAACACGTGTACTTCGCGAAACCTTCTTAGATGAAGAAAACCCAGATGCTGGCTTTGACTTTACTAAATATGAGCTAAGCGTTGGTTGGTCGCGTATTACCGTTAACCGTGGTTTATTCCCAACAGCGGGTTCGCGCCAAACATTAAATTTAACAGCCACAACGCCTAATTCAGATCTTCAGTACTTTAAACTGAACTATGATTCGCGTTTTTACTGGCCTATTTCTAATGACCACCGTTGGGTGTTCTCAACACGTGCAGCGCTTGGTTACGGTAATGGCTATGGGTCGACTAATGGCTATGAGCAAACACTGCCGTTCCAAGAGTACTTCCGTATAACTGAAATGGAACTACGTGGCTTTGACCGTAATACAATATTACCTCGTGCTGTATCACGTATTCCTTTATCAATTCCTGGTACACCAAATGCTGATGGGACGACAACCGGAAGTATTGGTGGCTCAGAAGAGTTTGATATTTTAGTACCACAAGGGCGTATCGGTGGTAATGCAAAAGCGGTTGCAGGTATGGAGCTAATTGTACCTACACCGTTCTTAGATGAAGAAAACACCAGCTCTGTACGTACCAGTTTCTTTGTAGATGCTGCAAACGTATGGGATACTGAATTTAACGTTGACCGTTTCCAAAACCTAGCGCCAGATGAGCGTGCTAAGTTAGACGATTACTCTGATCCAATGCGCTTTAGGGTATCGACCGGTTTATCTTTACAATGGATCTCTCCAATGGGTCCAATGCTGATTAGTTTTGCGTATCCATTGCAAAAAGAAGAAGATGACGATACAAAGACCATCAGCTTTAATATTAGTAACACTTTCTAA
- a CDS encoding OmpH family outer membrane protein: MKKLFKSTAVAVLATLMMGTSASAFAHKVGIVDMQEIYKQIPQMAKIEQSLQTEFAERRQELEKLQGDIRFEAEKFKRESTTMSQAQKDALRDKIQGMQQNLAEKGRPLEQEIKARQNQELAKVQGLIIKTIEEIAKDGDFDEVKVKDTTIYFNPKEVTDLSSKVVSAVSKK, encoded by the coding sequence GTGAAAAAATTATTTAAATCAACAGCAGTAGCCGTGTTAGCAACATTGATGATGGGCACCTCTGCAAGTGCATTTGCCCATAAAGTAGGCATTGTTGATATGCAAGAGATCTACAAGCAAATTCCTCAAATGGCTAAAATTGAGCAGTCTTTACAAACTGAGTTTGCTGAGCGTCGTCAAGAGCTTGAAAAACTACAAGGCGATATTCGCTTTGAAGCAGAAAAATTTAAGCGTGAAAGCACTACAATGAGCCAAGCTCAAAAAGATGCACTACGCGATAAAATCCAAGGCATGCAACAAAACCTTGCTGAAAAGGGCCGCCCTTTAGAGCAAGAAATTAAAGCACGTCAAAACCAAGAGCTGGCTAAAGTTCAGGGTTTAATTATTAAAACAATTGAAGAAATTGCTAAAGATGGCGACTTCGATGAAGTTAAAGTTAAAGACACGACTATTTACTTTAACCCTAAAGAAGTAACTGATCTTTCAAGCAAAGTTGTATCAGCAGTTAGTAAGAAATAA
- the lpxD gene encoding UDP-3-O-(3-hydroxymyristoyl)glucosamine N-acyltransferase translates to MQNYTLSHIAELLGAELQGDGALEITKIATLANARSGHIAFLANSKYRTQLETTQASAVIVSEADAPYFSGAKIIVGNPYVSYAKLAQFMDTTPQAAQQGIHASATIHPSAAVSTSAAIGANVVIEAGAVIGDNAQIGPNSFIGERVKIGSGTKLWPSVTIYHDVEIGADCLFQANTVVGSDGFGYANERGQWVKIPQLGSVIIGDKVEVGASTTIDRGALDNTIIHSNVIIDNQCQIAHNVEVNSGTAIAGCTVLAGSVTIGKNCQIGGMTAINGHMSVCDGVIITGMSMVTKSITEPGIYSSGMPHTTNKEWRKSIAHLRNLSDMKARLKALEALAKS, encoded by the coding sequence ATGCAAAATTATACGCTTTCGCATATTGCGGAACTTCTAGGCGCCGAACTTCAAGGTGATGGCGCTTTAGAAATTACAAAAATAGCTACACTTGCAAATGCCCGTTCTGGGCATATTGCATTTTTAGCGAACTCAAAATACCGCACCCAGCTTGAAACCACACAAGCCAGTGCAGTTATTGTTAGTGAAGCCGATGCGCCGTATTTTAGTGGCGCAAAAATTATTGTTGGAAACCCGTATGTAAGCTACGCCAAGCTTGCACAATTTATGGATACAACTCCACAAGCGGCGCAGCAAGGTATTCACGCAAGTGCGACTATTCACCCAAGTGCAGCAGTAAGTACTAGTGCAGCCATTGGCGCCAATGTAGTGATAGAAGCTGGTGCTGTAATTGGCGATAATGCACAAATTGGTCCGAACAGTTTTATCGGCGAACGTGTTAAAATAGGTTCTGGCACAAAGCTTTGGCCGAGTGTGACTATTTATCACGATGTTGAAATTGGCGCTGATTGTTTGTTCCAAGCAAATACTGTGGTTGGCAGTGATGGATTTGGCTATGCAAATGAGCGCGGGCAGTGGGTGAAAATTCCTCAGCTAGGCTCTGTGATTATTGGTGACAAGGTTGAAGTGGGCGCAAGTACAACAATTGACCGTGGCGCACTTGATAACACGATTATACATAGCAATGTGATCATTGATAACCAGTGTCAAATAGCACACAACGTTGAAGTTAACTCGGGTACTGCCATTGCTGGCTGTACTGTACTCGCTGGCAGTGTAACCATAGGTAAAAACTGCCAAATTGGCGGGATGACAGCAATTAATGGTCACATGTCAGTATGTGATGGTGTTATAATTACCGGCATGAGTATGGTGACAAAATCGATCACCGAGCCGGGTATTTACTCATCTGGTATGCCCCATACAACTAATAAAGAATGGCGTAAATCAATTGCTCACTTGCGTAACCTTTCAGACATGAAAGCTCGTCTTAAAGCGCTTGAAGCATTGGCTAAGTCATAA
- a CDS encoding phosphatidate cytidylyltransferase has product MLKQRILTSVVLAPLALALVFYTPLTLFSYFAGIIVLLGAWEWSAFMGLCGKLKRGAFVVLIGALLALLNLHWPIESLWQNGQLVGDANYLFTLSFAWWIVASYLIWRYPAMAKAWNEGLVMRGIAGLLTLIPLWLALNTLRSAQYAESTHFGSVLILVVLGIVWSADVGAYFTGKSFGKHKLMPKVSPNKTIEGLAGGVVASIIFVLAFCHFTGVDFAVWPIYAVMTAFIALFSAVGDLLESMFKREAGLKDSGRCLPGHGGILDRIDSLTAAAPMFVMCYAWTLSL; this is encoded by the coding sequence TTGTTAAAACAACGAATTTTAACCTCGGTTGTATTAGCGCCGTTAGCGCTAGCCTTGGTTTTTTATACTCCACTAACTTTATTTAGTTATTTCGCCGGTATTATTGTTTTACTTGGCGCGTGGGAGTGGTCTGCTTTTATGGGCCTGTGTGGAAAATTAAAGCGTGGAGCGTTTGTCGTATTAATTGGAGCGCTATTGGCACTGTTAAATTTACATTGGCCGATTGAATCTCTGTGGCAAAACGGCCAGCTGGTCGGGGATGCAAATTACTTATTTACGCTCTCATTTGCTTGGTGGATTGTGGCCAGTTATTTAATTTGGCGTTATCCAGCTATGGCCAAGGCATGGAACGAAGGCTTGGTAATGCGCGGCATTGCAGGACTACTTACTTTAATTCCACTATGGCTTGCACTTAATACCTTGCGTAGCGCGCAATACGCCGAATCAACGCATTTTGGCTCAGTACTGATTTTAGTGGTACTTGGCATTGTGTGGAGCGCCGATGTAGGTGCCTACTTTACAGGCAAAAGTTTTGGTAAACACAAGCTAATGCCAAAGGTGAGTCCAAACAAAACCATCGAAGGCTTAGCTGGCGGTGTGGTTGCATCAATTATATTTGTGTTAGCTTTTTGCCACTTTACCGGTGTTGATTTTGCTGTATGGCCTATTTATGCCGTAATGACCGCCTTTATAGCCTTATTTTCGGCTGTTGGTGACTTACTAGAAAGTATGTTTAAACGTGAAGCAGGCTTAAAAGACAGCGGCCGCTGTTTACCTGGTCACGGCGGTATTTTAGACAGAATTGACAGCTTAACCGCAGCCGCCCCTATGTTTGTAATGTGCTATGCATGGACCTTGAGTTTATGA
- the frr gene encoding ribosome recycling factor produces MINDIQKDAQERMQKSVAALGSQLSKIRTGRAHPAILDGIMVSYYGADTPLNQVANVTIEDSRTLAIGVFDKSLAQAVEKAIMASDLGLNPMSAGTVIRVPLPPLTEERRKDLIKIVRGEVESGRVAVRNIRRDANGDIKSLLKEKDISEDEARQAEDAIQKLTDKFIKEMDTQLTAKEAELMEI; encoded by the coding sequence GTGATTAACGATATTCAAAAAGATGCGCAAGAGCGCATGCAAAAAAGTGTAGCAGCACTAGGTAGTCAACTATCAAAAATTCGTACAGGTCGTGCTCACCCAGCAATTTTAGACGGTATCATGGTATCGTACTACGGTGCTGATACGCCGCTTAACCAAGTAGCTAATGTAACGATTGAAGACTCTCGTACGCTTGCTATCGGCGTATTCGACAAGTCTTTAGCGCAAGCGGTAGAAAAAGCGATTATGGCCTCTGACTTAGGTTTAAACCCTATGTCTGCGGGTACGGTTATTCGCGTACCACTTCCTCCGCTTACTGAAGAGCGCCGTAAAGATTTAATTAAAATTGTTCGTGGCGAAGTTGAAAGCGGCCGTGTTGCTGTGCGTAACATTCGTCGTGATGCCAATGGCGATATTAAATCGTTATTAAAAGAGAAAGACATTTCTGAAGATGAAGCGCGCCAAGCGGAAGATGCAATTCAAAAGCTTACAGATAAATTTATTAAAGAAATGGATACACAACTAACAGCGAAAGAAGCTGAGTTGATGGAAATCTAA
- a CDS encoding isoprenyl transferase: MEYSIFMVLDADTISQQCLPKHVAIIMDGNGRWAQARNRPRVFGHKKGVDAVRQSVQFCTKLGIQSLTLFAFSSENWRRPEDEVNTLMELFLFVLTKEVKKLHKNNVKLTIIGDLSRFSESLRSKVDAAHELTADNTGLHLNVAANYGGRWDMANAAKQLAVQVASGQLKAEDVTEERLAQHMSMADQPELDLLIRTGGDVRISNFLLWQAAYAELYFTDTLWPDFNEAAFAEAIACYVARERRFGCTGEQIKQLLAQT, translated from the coding sequence ATGGAATACTCAATATTTATGGTTCTAGACGCTGATACAATTTCACAGCAATGTTTACCTAAACATGTTGCCATCATCATGGATGGGAACGGGCGTTGGGCGCAAGCTAGAAATAGACCTCGTGTGTTCGGGCATAAAAAAGGCGTGGACGCAGTTCGTCAATCTGTTCAGTTCTGTACTAAATTAGGGATACAATCGTTAACCTTATTTGCTTTTAGTAGTGAAAACTGGCGCCGCCCCGAAGATGAAGTAAACACTTTAATGGAGCTTTTTTTGTTTGTTTTAACAAAGGAAGTAAAAAAGCTTCATAAAAATAATGTAAAACTAACCATTATTGGAGATTTATCACGCTTCTCTGAAAGTTTACGTAGCAAAGTAGACGCTGCGCATGAGCTAACAGCAGATAACACCGGTTTGCATTTAAATGTGGCTGCTAACTATGGCGGTAGATGGGACATGGCAAATGCAGCAAAGCAACTTGCAGTACAAGTTGCAAGCGGACAACTCAAGGCAGAGGATGTTACAGAAGAGCGCTTAGCACAGCATATGAGCATGGCTGATCAACCGGAGCTGGATTTGCTCATTCGCACCGGTGGTGATGTTCGTATTAGTAATTTTTTACTATGGCAAGCTGCTTATGCGGAACTTTACTTTACCGATACTCTTTGGCCTGATTTTAACGAAGCAGCATTTGCAGAGGCCATTGCGTGTTACGTTGCCAGAGAGCGACGTTTTGGTTGTACGGGCGAACAAATAAAACAATTACTCGCTCAAACCTAA